One genomic region from Paracoccus pantotrophus encodes:
- the map gene encoding type I methionyl aminopeptidase translates to MNDARQTREGIRIHEPQDFQGMRAAGLIAAQILDEVGPLVQPGATTGALDDFIRGRVGELGATSATIGYRGYQHASCISVNHVVCHGIPGDKILADGDILNIDVTVIVDGWFGDSSRMYVAGKPSVKARRLIQVTHDALMRGIEAVRPGATFGDIGWAIQSYVESNRMSVVRDFCGHGLGRSFHAPPNVLHFGRPGKGPVLEEGMFFTIEPMVNLGRPETKILADDWTAVTRDKSLSAQFEHSIGVTADGCEIFTPSPKGLFFPDLG, encoded by the coding sequence ATGAACGACGCACGCCAGACCCGCGAGGGGATCCGCATCCACGAGCCGCAGGACTTCCAGGGCATGCGGGCGGCCGGGCTGATCGCGGCGCAGATCCTGGACGAGGTCGGCCCCTTGGTGCAACCCGGCGCCACCACCGGCGCCTTAGACGATTTCATCCGGGGCCGGGTCGGGGAACTGGGGGCCACCAGCGCCACCATCGGCTATCGCGGCTACCAGCATGCCAGCTGCATCAGCGTGAACCATGTCGTCTGCCACGGCATTCCTGGCGACAAGATCCTGGCCGACGGCGACATCCTGAACATCGACGTGACCGTGATCGTGGACGGCTGGTTCGGCGACAGCTCGCGCATGTATGTGGCGGGCAAGCCCAGCGTCAAGGCGCGGCGGCTGATCCAGGTCACCCATGACGCGCTGATGCGCGGCATCGAGGCCGTCCGCCCCGGCGCCACCTTCGGCGACATCGGCTGGGCGATCCAGTCCTATGTGGAATCGAACCGCATGTCGGTGGTGCGCGACTTCTGCGGCCACGGCCTGGGCCGCAGCTTCCATGCGCCCCCGAACGTCCTGCATTTCGGCCGCCCCGGCAAGGGCCCGGTGCTGGAGGAGGGCATGTTCTTCACCATCGAGCCCATGGTGAACCTGGGCCGCCCCGAGACCAAGATTCTGGCCGACGACTGGACGGCGGTGACCCGCGACAAGTCGCTCTCGGCCCAGTTCGAGCATTCGATCGGCGTCACCGCGGATGGCTGCGAGATCTTCACGCCGTCGCCCAAGGGCCTGTTCTTCCCCGATCTGGGCTGA
- a CDS encoding phage terminase large subunit family protein, with amino-acid sequence MPLDRITEIRREAMQALRPPPKLRLSDWIEANVRLPEGVSAQPGPVRLWPFQREIADAIGDPFIERVTLVKPVRVGFGASADFRPPHARHFDQPGTGRAAVGQWFRRIHGSRSWRTGCGRCPAQV; translated from the coding sequence ATGCCGCTTGACCGGATCACGGAAATCCGCCGCGAGGCTATGCAGGCTCTGCGCCCGCCGCCCAAGCTGCGCCTTTCCGACTGGATCGAGGCCAATGTGAGGTTGCCCGAAGGCGTATCTGCCCAGCCCGGCCCGGTGCGTCTCTGGCCGTTCCAGCGCGAGATCGCCGACGCCATCGGGGATCCGTTCATCGAGCGGGTGACGCTGGTCAAGCCGGTGCGCGTGGGCTTCGGTGCCTCTGCTGATTTTCGACCACCACACGCCCGTCATTTCGATCAACCTGGAACGGGACGGGCAGCGGTTGGTCAATGGTTTCGCCGCATACATGGTTCGCGATCATGGCGGACCGGCTGCGGACGCTGCCCTGCGCAAGTTTGA
- a CDS encoding LacI family DNA-binding transcriptional regulator, giving the protein MNTKRPRRPLTLRDVSEASGVSEMTVSRVLRNRGDVSAATREKVLTAARTLGYVPNKIAGGLASQRVNLVAVVIPSLSNMVFPDVLGGISAELDDTGLQPVVGVTNYSPSREDTVLYDMLSWRPSGVILAGLEHSRAARAMLDNAGLPVVEIMDVDGTPIDTAVGISHRRAGAEMADEILAAGYRRIGFIGTHMPEDHRARKRLAGFEERLGEHGVQLAAREYYQGGSSLLKGREMTERILTREPELDFLYFSNDMIGAGGLLWCMEKGYDIPGRLGLAGFNGVELLDGLPMRLTTTDARRIDIGRRAARIVAGKEPRPEKGIIALAPTIMPGETIRKH; this is encoded by the coding sequence ATGAACACGAAAAGACCCCGCCGCCCGCTGACCCTGCGCGATGTGTCCGAAGCATCGGGCGTGTCCGAGATGACTGTCAGCCGCGTGCTGCGAAACCGCGGCGATGTCTCGGCCGCCACGCGCGAGAAGGTGCTGACCGCCGCCCGCACGCTGGGCTATGTCCCCAACAAGATCGCCGGCGGCCTGGCCAGCCAGCGCGTGAACCTGGTCGCGGTGGTCATCCCGTCACTATCGAACATGGTTTTTCCCGACGTGCTGGGCGGGATCTCGGCCGAGCTGGACGATACCGGGCTGCAACCGGTGGTGGGGGTAACGAATTACAGCCCCTCTCGCGAGGACACGGTGCTTTACGACATGCTGAGCTGGCGCCCCTCGGGGGTGATCCTGGCCGGGCTGGAGCACAGCCGGGCGGCGCGGGCGATGCTGGACAATGCCGGCCTGCCGGTGGTCGAGATCATGGATGTGGACGGCACGCCGATCGATACTGCCGTCGGCATCTCGCACCGCCGGGCCGGGGCCGAGATGGCCGACGAGATCCTGGCCGCCGGCTATCGCCGCATCGGCTTCATCGGCACCCACATGCCGGAGGACCACCGGGCGCGCAAGCGGCTGGCCGGCTTCGAAGAGCGGCTGGGCGAGCACGGCGTGCAACTGGCCGCGCGGGAATATTACCAGGGCGGCTCGTCGCTGCTGAAGGGGCGCGAGATGACCGAGCGCATCCTGACACGCGAACCGGAGCTGGATTTCCTGTATTTCTCCAATGACATGATCGGGGCCGGCGGGCTTCTGTGGTGCATGGAGAAGGGCTATGACATTCCCGGCCGGCTGGGGCTTGCCGGATTCAACGGCGTCGAACTGCTGGACGGGCTGCCGATGCGGCTGACCACCACCGATGCCCGTCGCATCGATATCGGCCGGCGCGCGGCCCGCATCGTCGCCGGCAAGGAGCCGCGGCCCGAAAAAGGCATCATCGCGCTGGCCCCAACCATCATGCCAGGCGAGACGATTCGCAAGCATTGA
- a CDS encoding DNA packaging protein translates to MRIVTELDLAGDGPVHRIDGPGLCDLLGISPAMLTELKRRGIAKHLGRDAWDLAVTVQGYCAHLRGTASGRGDEAAVLNLTGERARLARLQADAQDLKNAALRRELVPAVEVAREWGEALRAIRARVLAIPSRVRSALPHLTPADVAALDRETRAALDDLADNAGADDAA, encoded by the coding sequence ATGAGGATCGTGACCGAGCTTGACCTTGCAGGCGATGGGCCGGTGCATCGCATCGACGGGCCGGGCTTGTGCGATCTTCTAGGGATTTCTCCGGCCATGCTGACCGAGTTGAAACGCCGGGGCATCGCCAAGCATCTCGGCCGCGATGCCTGGGACCTGGCGGTGACGGTTCAGGGATATTGCGCTCACCTGCGCGGCACCGCCAGCGGCCGCGGTGACGAAGCTGCAGTGCTGAACCTGACCGGCGAGCGGGCGAGATTGGCCCGCTTGCAAGCTGACGCGCAGGATTTGAAGAACGCCGCCCTTCGCCGCGAACTGGTTCCGGCGGTCGAGGTGGCCCGCGAATGGGGCGAGGCGCTGCGGGCGATTCGCGCGCGGGTGCTGGCGATCCCGTCGCGGGTCCGTTCGGCCCTTCCGCATCTGACCCCGGCCGATGTGGCGGCGCTGGATCGGGAAACCCGCGCCGCCCTGGATGATCTGGCCGATAATGCAGGGGCCGACGATGCCGCTTGA